The Arvicanthis niloticus isolate mArvNil1 chromosome 8, mArvNil1.pat.X, whole genome shotgun sequence genome segment GCGTGAAAGGTGGTGACAGGGTTTGGCACCACAAGTTTGGGGGTCGTGTTTTTCAAAGCAAACCAAGTGATCTTTAGGTAAAGCTGGACACACAGGAGGAAAACATCCTGTTTTGAGAGAGGCAGGAAGTGTAGACGCACAGCTATAACCCGCGAGTGTGTTAATTACTCAGGAAAAGGGCTTGGGAGCCCAAGGCTTGAATTTGGTGAATTCATGCAATTTGGAGCATTCCGACTTAGTATTGATCCCTAAACTCAATTTTGAAAACAGCCTCCACCGCAGATGTGTGGGTTGTGTTATCCCAGTATTTGTGCGCATCGATTGACTAAAATAAAATGCATCATACTCTCCgcaaagaaggaagaagcagggaCAGTCACAAGAGGAATAGCAGAAAGTGCATAGTTAATATGGGTTGTACGCCAATCCGCGAAACAAGTGCTCTAAACCCAGGGGGATTTCACGTAATAGCTAATTTGGTGAGAGCGAGAGTGCGCAAGCAGAGGGCCATctaagaagggaaaggaagatagCTGAATACAGGTTTTCTCCCTCGCTGGAATTAACATTTCCCTGTGATTTGCATCAGCTTACAGTCCACCCAAGCCAGGTTTTCTGCCACCCCTGTAGACTCAAGGAGAAATTCACTTTTTTCTAGCTGTAGTGTCAGAGGGAAAGATTGCAAGACAGGCGGCAGCTGCTTTTCCCTTGGACCCACCAGGTCCTAAGGCCCTGGAAAGGCCACGGGACCGAGCCCTGGAGGCGCTGTCTGCCTGCCCCTCTGCCCTTTCAGGGCTTGCAGGACCCGTGGGATTCTATCCTCAAATTTCTAGACATGAAGCCAGCGCCTGTCTGGTTTTGCCCATTCAGGTCCTTGATCCTTACTGGCTGGACAGGGACTGGGAGGTGACCGGAAGAGAAGAtaggaacatttcatcttaaagaataattattttccgtgttaaacaaacagaaccaaacTCTCTCCTCACTTCTCTCATTTTCTGAATCCCTTGCAGGTTTCTAATGAAGAGACTGTGTGTGTCACCGCgcataagagagaaaaagagggagggaaggagagagctcTTTAAACAAAAGACAAGGAGGCCCAGGCAGGGGCCTGGAGCCGTCCCTGGAGCCTGCTCAGCCTGAAGACCCTCCAGTTCCCCAGCCAGGCAGGCATTTTGGAGAGGTTCTGCCACAGAGGCGGACCGGTCCGGGGCTCTCGCTCCATTCGGCTGGAGAAGAACTAGAGACAAAGCCCGGATCCAAGGCCTCACAGCGAGGCTCCAATCAGCGCCCCGAGCTCGCTAGCCTACGGTCGAGGCACGACCCCCTACGGGCTGTGACCGGGGAGGGGAGCCCAGGCTCGGCCCCGGCCTTCCCCCAGCCCTGGGTATCCCTGGCTAGCCAGGTTCTCCCCCTGTCTCACCCAGCCAGCTGGTCTTGGGTGCTTGCGAGTTCAAAACACGCTCTCTCATTAATTAAAAGCGGGACAGTCTTGTCACTTTCTTTCCTGGCCGAGGAAGCACCTCTAGAAGTCCCCGCAGTACTCTTTCGCATGAGGCCTTGGAGGTCGAGCAGCCATTTACTGCCCTCTGATTGCGCCAAGGACCAGGTTAGCTCATAAAGCCTTTCACACTCAACAATGGGGATTTTCTCAACAATTAACAAGAAACAACATAATAAAGCCATTTACAAAGACCTTGCTATTTACTATAAATTAGGCACTCTTTAAGAGACCAGTGCGTAATTTCACACACTTTACAACTGGGGCTGCATTTTAAACACCCGGGAAAACAAGCTTGTTGCACTTTCCTGTGACCTATGCGCGGAGCACCTCTGTTTCCCCTCTTCTCCAGTAGCAGCTTTGTTTGCATTGCTGCACTCCAACCTCCCAGCCGAGGGTGGTTTTCCAGGTCACTGTCTCACGTTTCCCGTTTCCAGGTCATCATTCCACTTGCAGATGTACTGAACGAAGTTCCAAGGGATGGGAACCACGGAGCCAAAGCAAGCAGGCCTTGCCTCAGGTTACTCCCACGCTAGGAGTTGCACAGGGCCTGACTAGCGCGCTCCCTCCCCACACGCTAGGCCTCTCTGCTCCTGAGCCTCTTCCCAGGAGGAAATCGCAGCCATGCTGGCCCAGTCCCTTTGCCACTTGCCTCTCACAAGCGCATTTTGGAGGCCTCGGAATCCGCTAAGCAAAATGCAAAGAGCTGGGTCCCTCCTgcctggggaggaggaatgagaccTGGGCAAGAAGGTGAGAAATACAGGACGGCAAGTGCAGTGATGGGCGAGGACTTCAGAACACACAAAAGAAGTGCAACCTGAGGGGAAGCAGTCCAGTCTCTGATGGGGAGAAGGCCCTAGGTGGCCGACGCGCCTAGCTGCCCTCTGCTCTCGGCCTTATGGCCGCTGGGACTGGAGGCTGCGCAGGACGAGCTGGGGTGCAGGCTCTTCTGCCTGGAGGAGCGAAATCGTCACAGGATCAGAGGAGAGCAAGATCTGggcggaaaaaaaaaagtcacaaagaaaTTTGTTTGCCACCATGCAAAATGGCGGCACTTAAACATCTATTTGGTCATGATGGTGGCCCTGGTCGAAGCACCCAGGGATGCTCTGGGTCAGTTGAAGTGCCCAGAGCTCGGTGGCTGCGGAAAGCAACCCTGGAAAGCCCCTCAGCCCTTTGCCTGCAGCCTTTGGTCGGCTCCATAGTAGTCCCTGGTCTTCCCTCCCAGGCCGGTAGGCCTGAAGCCCGCGCCAGCAGCCCCTGGCCACTGACCCCTGTTTACAAACACAgcctgggggcggggtggggccgGCCTGAGCGCGGGCTTGAAGGCTGGAAGGGAGGCTGTGCTGCAGCCGAGGACGCCACCAGCAGAGAGGAACCAGGAGTTGGTGCGGGAGAGCAGGCCCGGCAGCTGGAAAGGACTGAAGGCCTTGTTTTTGAAACTGTCAATTCCCTCAACCCCTATTGTGAGGGCTTCATGCAAAACATCTCAGGCCTTTTAAAGTAGAAGCTTGTGAGGCCTCCACAGTTTGAAAAGGAGCTAGAGTAGCAGGGGCCTAGGGCTTGGGCAAAGACTGATAGctgcctcccccttcctcttctccgtttttttaaagcaaaagagGGCCTGCCAAACAGGTAAAATGCggccctcccccacctcctggaTATGACTTACGTACCCAACCCCCAGGCTAGTTTGCAGAATGCCCTTTGGCCTAGGGAGCAAACCATAACCCAAGCCAGAGGGAAGGTGGTTGTTCCTCACTGGGAAAAGGAGAATCCCAGGGCTAACAGAGGTGACAGGGAGGACTCCTGAAAGTAGATCCTTGCCAATATACTGAGTTTAGCTGATAGGgagccttaattttttttctccttcctattTTGGCCCTGGGAAATTCCTTCCTCCACATACCCTTTTCAGCACGAAGATGTTTTCAAGGTGAAGCAAAAgtcacatttccttccttccttccttccttccttccttccttccttccttccttccttccttccttctttcttccttataggtgctgatttttttttgaaaaaacaaattttttgaagaaaaatttcaccgtggagtattttgttttctttgaaagagaaaacaatgctTTCGAAGAATTACTTTCACCTACATCTTTTCCTGTGTGCAAACAAAACTCCCATTCTCATAATCAGTAGAAATTTCCAGCCTAATTCTTGTTAGCTAAGAACTTTGAGGAATTTCTAGACCACTGAAAGTCATCCAgacacaaataagataaaaatccACACACCAGCCCATCTAGTTTGTGTTATTGCTGTTTAGTGGGGGCTCCTTGTTGTTGGTTTTCAAATAAACAACCATTATTGAGATTACTCCACTGTAATCAAGTAAGGCAATAGAAAGGAACACCCATTCTAAAAAGTAAATAGTTAGTGGGTAGGGTATTTTCTATAAAGACAGATAACCTGACTGGGGAAGAAAGTACacacttctctttaaaaaataattaagtctTCACTTCACAGGCTTATCAGGAAATTACCAGGAATAAGTTTGTTTCACcaaaaaggcagaggaagaaattTCTCTTACACTTCCCCCATGTCTGTGGAGCTAATTTAGACACAGGAATCAGTGGCCCTAGAGCCTGATAGGATTTAAAAGAACAAACCTATTCCCTGAAAATACTTAAATGTAAAAATTCAACCTGTCAATGGAGGtaacttttgtttttcctctcagTAAGGCTTAACTTTTGAACAAATGTGACATTTATAGCAGCTGAGAAAGACCTAGAAATTGTCTTTAATCATAAAACaacccaaataaaataaactgttctGGGACTAATTCCCACAGCAGGATGGGAAAACAGCTGAGAGCTACTAGGAATTGAAAGAATACCTTATATTTGCACACTAAGACTTACTATGTGGTGCTCTTTACTGACAGAAACCCCCAACTCAGGGTTTGCTGTGGCTGATGTCTTACAAGAATACTGTGGGATAAAATGTATGTTGACTACTCAGCATCTTTCCTCTTGATGGTATCACTCTGGTATGCCTCGGCCCCCACTCTGCTCATTAGCAGCTCCTAGAAGCTGAACCTATTGATACTCTGAGGATTGGGGACCAAATGTCCAAGCTGGAGCCTCATATTTTGTCCAAAATTCTATGGGATATTTGTCTTAATTTGTGTTTATTCCATCTTACAGACTTCCACACTGAAGATCTGTAGACTTAAAATAGATTCTTAGTTTATAATTTGGTAACAGTCTGTAGCCACCATGGAAAGTCCTCGTCTAATGCAGTAGTCTCTGTCCTTGAACTTTCTCATCTTGTCACTAATTAAAGAGTGGAAATTACATACTTCCCCTGTGTGGATGTCATACTTTTTACAGAacgttttgcttttgttttttggttttttttttttttttctttataaagacaACTCACTGTCTTAAATTCTGCATTGCCTTCCAAAGAGGAAAGGACTCAAGTTCAGAAGCCAGTTGTTCAGATTTCTGGGACTTTTCATTGAGACTATGGACTAGTCTTTggaaatatatacaaacatgaaTTCAAGAATAACATCCCCCAATTTTTGCTTTGACCATATCTATGAttccagcttaaaaaaaaaatccagtgagtCTACATCTGGCAACAttcaagaaggaaaggaagggaggcagTTCAAAGCATCTGTTCACTCCATCCAAATGTATTTGGATGCAGGTATTCTCAGCCTCTGTCCTTTACAACAGGAGGAAAACCACAGATCATACACAGCAATTAGGTCTGAGACCATCCAGAACTATCTGAAACATttatagacaaaagaaaaatatcacaggGGGTAGGAATTAAAAGGTTAAGGTAAATAAATAGCTGAATTTCCATGAGAAATAATGATTTAAATTCACACAGTAAACATTTcattggtggttttttttttctttgtgatttatGGTCTATAGATGCAACCTCTTAGACTAAAGATAACAAGGATCTAAGATACATAATTTGGTGACCCAAGAATTACTAGATTCAACTTTCATTAAAATAACTGatctttgttttactttcttaaatATGAAACTTTTAGTAGTTTGTCTGTAACAAGTTTGAAAAGTTTTTCTGTTATTTGAGAGGAAATCTGCCAGTGTTATGCCCAGAACCTGATTGGTCTCATCACAAAGTATTGCCACAAAACACTGCACCCAATAAATGCATTTCTTTCAGGCAAAAACATTACAAGTGAAAATGTCAACAAAGCCATTCATTCTTGTTAACCCTTCTTCAATCTGGAATAAGTAGAAATGTATGGAACCAGGAATTTTAAACagtgtttttaattgaaaataaagctAAAGCATGCTTTTCAACAGTGCAAATTTCCATAATTTTGATTTACTGCTCTCATCTTTACAACACAGTACACCAGCATGGCCTTACCAAGGGGTAGACCATTTGCATGTGGAACTACTTTGATTTTAAGTGCAAATATAGATAGTCACCTCTGATTGTCACTTGCAGTAGAAACTCTCCTGTTCTATACACAGGATGGCCTGAAACAGAAGTTTAGAGAGATGCAGAAAAAAGCATAAGGTAATAAAATCCAAGTGCCTGAGTTCTGATACCAAAATGCCCTGAAATTAGTTATTTTTCACTTGGGGTGTTatgactctttttctttttcttggttgtatttaCTGCTTGGTCACTATGATGATTTAGACATTAGACATCCTGCTATtaggagaaatattttaattgttttgaaaGCTTGAAGAGTTATCTTCAGATCAGAAGATAAGCAGGAGCAGAATAAGAGTCATCCTATTTTAAATGTTTGggtgagaacacagaagggactTTTCCAATTGCAAGGAGTGACtgtaaaggtttaaaaaaaagcacatccttaaaaaaaaaaaaaaaaaaaacatatttcttttacttCTCATACAAGAGGCAGCTTTTAAATCAGCATCCAATCAGGACTCATACCCCaatctttctattaaaaaaagaaagaaagaaagaaagaaagaaagaaagaaagaaagaaagaaagaaaagttaagtGCAACTACTCTTGGAAAGGGAATGagggtttaaaaaaaagacaCCCCACAAATAAGAGCTCCAGAAAATTACATTTGGGCTCACAGAAACTTCTTGCTACCTCATTGTGTAACCATGTAACCTAACAAACTTTCACTGAATACCAGTTACACTTTCAGGTCTGAAATCTAGTGCATAAACTTAATGGCTCATTGTAATATTTATTATTCAACCTTTTGACATTTATTTGTAGCAGTTGAATTGAGGTACCGGTGCATTAATAGCATTGAAACAGTAAAGTGTTCCAGCTCTACCATAATAACTGAGTTGTACTTGAGTCTTTAGCCTGAAGTAGTCTGTGGTATGTAAACCAACCCttcttccacccctcccccacccaaaaaaaaaaaaaaaaaaaaccccgcaatgggaaaaaaaagtaatCCGATTTCTGTCTTCAAAATGCGATAAACCAGGACTCCAAAAGGGGTGTAACACCATTAATGGACTTGGTACAAGCCATCCTGTGCAGTTTACAACAAAAGGAAGGTAACATGGTTCAAGAAAATATcttccaaaacatttttttatgaaTTAAATTTCCTGAATTTGTGACTAGGTGGAAGAGGTATTGCAGGACCGCCCAGCTGCCATTTCCATATAGGATGGGCCTTGTGAGGAGGTTGGGAATCCTTAGTGGTGTTTAAGGAATACGCTGGCCACAAATCCCCATCCTTCCCAATAATGAGTGAAGGTGGACAAGGAAAATTTGCCATGAAATTAAATGGCCTTTTCACTGCTGATGCTACATTGCTGGCTACCTTTTTGCGTCTGTTTAAAACTGTAAAGTCATCCAGTGTTCCTTCATGTGTCTCAGTTTTACCTGTAGGACGAGGGCTTCTAGCTGATTTCAAATTTGGTTTGACTGGAGGTGTCTGAAGGACTGGTCGTTTGCCCAGTACTAGTGTCCGGTAATTTTTTCTCACCCTGGCACCAAATTTATATTCCCCATCCTCAGGTTTTGGAGATCCTAAAGTGCATGAAAGGCCCTGACTCTGAGCCAGTGGATTTAAGGAAGGCGTTTCTTTCTCAGGGCATGCAAAACCTTCCTTGGCTGTGGGTAACAAGgtgtcctcctctttcttctcagtcAGACTATAAAACTCACCCTCTGTATCATTGCACTCCCGCTTGAGCTGATTTGTAATAAGATCAGGTTCATACTCTTCATTAGCACTACTGTCTTCTACTTTGATTTTAATATTGTGCAGAAATGGCAATGTCTTGTCGCCTGTGTCAGTGCAGAGAGTCTCAGCTttagttgttgctgctgctgctgttgctgctgctgcatcCACTCCAGGATCAGTTTGAGAAGAGGGCAAATCCGTAGCAAATCCAGGACAATGAGGGATTTTGGAATCTTTTCCTGAATTTGCTGTTGTTCCACAAGAATCATTATTTAAGAACCTAGCAGCTATTGTGCTGTTTTCTGCACAGTGTGTAGTAGGAGTTGCTTGTAGGCATTTCCTAACCTCTCGGAGTATTCTTTGTTGTGGAAATACATTGTTTGTCTTTGGGCTAGGTGAAGAGGCCCCCTCTGCCAGGCAGTTAATTGTCAGGTCAGTTCTCTTTACAGTACTGGAAATTTCAGAGTGTGGGAATGTAATCTCAGATACCCTATCGTTTCTTATCTCTGGAAAACAACTCCCCATGCTGGCCGGGCAGTACACCGGAGCCCCTTTGGGAGCCCAGCTCTGCAGATTCCACTCCTCTGGCGACTCCGCTTTGACACTACTCTTGAGGTCGGGAAGTCGGCCGGCATCCTCGAAAGCAGCGGGTTTGGTTGCAGCGGCGGCGGAGGCCAGATGGTACAAGAAGTTGGCCTGCGCCTGCACGCTTGGAGGCTTGCAGAAGCTGGTGCGCCTGAAACGGATGCTCTGCACTGACACTTGGCTGGACCCGGAGCTGGAGTCTGACTCGGTGGACGAGTCCTCCTCCTCGGAGCTGATTTCACTGGAATCAGAGGCCCCGCtgcccccctcttcctcctcctcttcttcctcctcctctccttcctcctcctcttcctctgaggACACCGAGTTGCTGGAGCTGGACAAACTAGAGCCAAAATCCGA includes the following:
- the Skida1 gene encoding SKI/DACH domain-containing protein 1 isoform X3; amino-acid sequence: MGDLKSGFEEVDGVRLGYLIIKGKQMFALSQVFTDLLKNIPRTTVHKRMDHLKVKKHHCDLEELRKLKAINSIAFHAAKCTLISREDVEALYTSCKTERVLKTKRRRVGRALATKAPPPERAAAASPRPAFWKDKHQLWRGLSGAARPLPISAQSQRPGAAAARPAAHLPQIFSKYPGSHYPEIVRSPCKPSLNYETAPLQGNYVAFHSDPAYFRSLLCSKHPAAAAAAAAAAAAAAAAAAYYQAAGPQPKAATGAGGPVSLTYRCKRKRGGAKNCLLAPHAGARRLLLLPRSYKAKAAAAAAAAAAAAAAAAGATCLERFHLVNSFCPPPHHHHHHHHHHHHHHHRAQQPTPSHHPPHHHRPQPHLGSFPESCSSDSESSSYSDHAANDSDFGSSLSSSSNSVSSEEEEEEGEEEEEEEEEEGGSGASDSSEISSEEEDSSTESDSSSGSSQVSVQSIRFRRTSFCKPPSVQAQANFLYHLASAAAATKPAAFEDAGRLPDLKSSVKAESPEEWNLQSWAPKGAPVYCPASMGSCFPEIRNDRVSEITFPHSEISSTVKRTDLTINCLAEGASSPSPKTNNVFPQQRILREVRKCLQATPTTHCAENSTIAARFLNNDSCGTTANSGKDSKIPHCPGFATDLPSSQTDPGVDAAAATAAAATTKAETLCTDTGDKTLPFLHNIKIKVEDSSANEEYEPDLITNQLKRECNDTEGEFYSLTEKKEEDTLLPTAKEGFACPEKETPSLNPLAQSQGLSCTLGSPKPEDGEYKFGARVRKNYRTLVLGKRPVLQTPPVKPNLKSARSPRPTGHPVYRTGEFLLQVTIRDLALL
- the Skida1 gene encoding SKI/DACH domain-containing protein 1 isoform X4, producing the protein MGDLKSGFEEVDGVRLGYLIIKGKQMFALSQVFTDLLKNIPRTTVHKRMDHLKVKKHHCDLEELRKLKAINSIAFHAAKCTLISREDVEALYTSCKTERVLKTKRRRVGRALATKAPPPERAAAASPRPAFWKDKHQLWRGLSGAARPLPISAQSQRPGAAAARPAAHLPQIFSKYPGSHYPEIVRSPCKPSLNYETAPLQGNYVAFHSDPAYFRSLLCSKHPAAAAAAAAAAAAAAAAAAYYQAAGPQPKAATGAGGPVSLTYRCKRKRGGAKNCLLAPHAGARRLLLLPRSYKAKAAAAAAAAAAAAAAAAGATCLERFHLVNSFCPPPHHHHHHHHHHHHHHHRAQQPTPSHHPPHHHRPQPHLGSFPESCSSDSESSSYSDHAANDSDFGSSLSSSSNSVSSEEEEEEGEEEEEEEEEEGGSGASDSSEISSEEEDSSTESDSSSGSSQVSVQSIRFRRTSFCKPPSVQAQANFLYHLASAAAATKPAAFEDAGRLPDLKSSVKAESPEEWNLQSWAPKGAPVYCPASMGSCFPEIRNDRVSEITFPHSEISSTVKRTDLTINCLAEGASSPSPKTNNVFPQQRILREVRKCLQATPTTHCAENSTIAARFLNNDSCGTTANSGKDSKIPHCPGFATDLPSSQTDPGVDAAAATAAAATTKAETLCTDTGDKTLPFLHNIKIKVEDSSANEEYEPDLITNQLKRECNDTEGEFYSLTEKKEEDTLLPTAKEGFACPEKETPSLNPLAQSQGLSCTLGSPKPEDGEYKFGARVRKNYRTLVLGKRPVLQTPPVKPNLKSARSPRPTDLALL
- the Skida1 gene encoding SKI/DACH domain-containing protein 1 isoform X2 — protein: MGDLKSGFEEVDGVRLGYLIIKGKQMFALSQVFTDLLKNIPRTTVHKRMDHLKVKKHHCDLEELRKLKAINSIAFHAAKCTLISREDVEALYTSCKTERVLKTKRRRVGRALATKAPPPERAAAASPRPAFWKDKHQLWRGLSGAARPLPISAQSQRPGAAAARPAAHLPQIFSKYPGSHYPEIVRSPCKPSLNYETAPLQGNYVAFHSDPAYFRSLLCSKHPAAAAAAAAAAAAAAAAAAYYQAAGPQPKAATGAGGPVSLTYRCKRKRGGAKNCLLAPHAGARRLLLLPRSYKAKAAAAAAAAAAAAAAAAGATCLERFHLVNSFCPPPHHHHHHHHHHHHHHHRAQQPTPSHHPPHHHRPQPHLGSFPESCSSDSESSSYSDHAANDSDFGSSLSSSSNSVSSEEEEEEGEEEEEEEEEEGGSGASDSSEISSEEEDSSTESDSSSGSSQVSVQSIRFRRTSFCKPPSVQAQANFLYHLASAAAATKPAAFEDAGRLPDLKSSVKAESPEEWNLQSWAPKGAPVYCPASMGSCFPEIRNDRVSEITFPHSEISSTVKRTDLTINCLAEGASSPSPKTNNVFPQQRILREVRKCLQATPTTHCAENSTIAARFLNNDSCGTTANSGKDSKIPHCPGFATDLPSSQTDPGVDAAAATAAAATTKAETLCTDTGDKTLPFLHNIKIKVEDSSANEEYEPDLITNQLKRECNDTEGEFYSLTEKKEEDTLLPTAKEGFACPEKETPSLNPLAQSQGLSCTLGSPKPEDGEYKFGARVRKNYRTLVLGKRPVLQTPPVKPNLKSARSPRPTGHPVYRTGEFLLQVTIRGDYLYLHLKSK
- the Skida1 gene encoding SKI/DACH domain-containing protein 1 isoform X1 — encoded protein: MGDLKSGFEEVDGVRLGYLIIKGKQMFALSQVFTDLLKNIPRTTVHKRMDHLKVKKHHCDLEELRKLKAINSIAFHAAKCTLISREDVEALYTSCKTERVLKTKRRRVGRALATKAPPPERAAAASPRPAFWKDKHQLWRGLSGAARPLPISAQSQRPGAAAARPAAHLPQIFSKYPGSHYPEIVRSPCKPSLNYETAPLQGNYVAFHSDPAYFRSLLCSKHPAAAAAAAAAAAAAAAAAAYYQAAGPQPKAATGAGGPVSLTYRCKRKRGGAKNCLLAPHAGARRLLLLPRSYKAKAAAAAAAAAAAAAAAAGATCLERFHLVNSFCPPPHHHHHHHHHHHHHHHRAQQPTPSHHPPHHHRPQPHLGSFPESCSSDSESSSYSDHAANDSDFGSSLSSSSNSVSSEEEEEEGEEEEEEEEEEGGSGASDSSEISSEEEDSSTESDSSSGSSQVSVQSIRFRRTSFCKPPSVQAQANFLYHLASAAAATKPAAFEDAGRLPDLKSSVKAESPEEWNLQSWAPKGAPVYCPASMGSCFPEIRNDRVSEITFPHSEISSTVKRTDLTINCLAEGASSPSPKTNNVFPQQRILREVRKCLQATPTTHCAENSTIAARFLNNDSCGTTANSGKDSKIPHCPGFATDLPSSQTDPGVDAAAATAAAATTKAETLCTDTGDKTLPFLHNIKIKVEDSSANEEYEPDLITNQLKRECNDTEGEFYSLTEKKEEDTLLPTAKEGFACPEKETPSLNPLAQSQGLSCTLGSPKPEDGEYKFGARVRKNYRTLVLGKRPVLQTPPVKPNLKSARSPRPTGKTETHEGTLDDFTVLNRRKKVASNVASAVKRPFNFMANFPCPPSLIIGKDGDLWPAYSLNTTKDSQPPHKAHPIWKWQLGGPAIPLPPSHKFRKFNS